The proteins below come from a single Candidatus Glassbacteria bacterium genomic window:
- a CDS encoding DUF4249 family protein codes for MIKTKTLLYMAGCIALLTGCQGAKLLPPSNELVVVRGYLQANIPVSNLNITSTLDLGSPDTAGPPIRDAMVNVITNDVCYELFHMGNGNYGSPENPYGTDDCLECGFNLFPGDTIYLEVFYFGKIATASTVIPPKPENLQKPVDPLIVPASANGEPHGDALEISWELDGDFWFYIESWNYEVNRVPIDGGEPVSGYEPHYISDLFMDRKFVVAWDQLPYYGRYRIKVVVATREYVELYLTRNQDSRDLNEPISNITNGLGIFTATNNVSFDITVER; via the coding sequence ATGATCAAAACCAAGACTCTGCTGTACATGGCCGGCTGTATCGCACTGCTGACAGGCTGCCAGGGCGCCAAGCTGCTGCCGCCGTCAAACGAACTGGTGGTGGTGAGAGGGTATCTGCAGGCCAACATTCCGGTCAGCAATTTGAATATCACCTCCACTCTCGACTTGGGCAGTCCGGATACAGCCGGGCCGCCGATCCGCGACGCCATGGTCAATGTGATCACCAACGATGTCTGCTACGAGCTGTTTCACATGGGTAACGGTAACTATGGCAGTCCGGAAAATCCCTACGGCACCGACGATTGCCTGGAGTGCGGCTTCAACCTGTTCCCGGGAGATACGATCTATCTCGAAGTTTTCTATTTCGGGAAAATCGCCACCGCCAGCACGGTGATTCCGCCTAAGCCGGAGAACCTGCAGAAGCCTGTTGACCCGTTGATCGTACCGGCCTCGGCCAATGGAGAGCCCCATGGAGATGCGCTGGAGATAAGCTGGGAACTGGATGGGGATTTCTGGTTCTACATTGAAAGCTGGAACTACGAGGTAAACCGTGTTCCTATCGATGGCGGGGAGCCGGTTTCAGGCTATGAGCCTCATTATATCAGCGATCTGTTCATGGACAGAAAGTTCGTAGTCGCCTGGGATCAACTGCCCTATTACGGCCGTTACCGGATCAAAGTGGTCGTGGCCACACGCGAGTATGTCGAGTTGTACCTGACCCGCAACCAGGACAGCCGCGATCTCAACGAGCCGATCAGCAACATAACCAACGGACTGGGAATCTTTACGGCCACCAACAATGTATCGTTCGATATCACGGTGGAGCGCTGA